The following proteins come from a genomic window of Microtus ochrogaster isolate Prairie Vole_2 chromosome 7, MicOch1.0, whole genome shotgun sequence:
- the Cldn6 gene encoding claudin-6, with the protein MASAGLQILGIVLTLLGWVNALVSCALPMWKVTAFIGNSIVVAQMVWEGLWMSCVVQSTGQMQCKVYDSLLALPQDLQAARALCVVTLLVVLIGLLVYLAGAKCTTCVEDKNSKSRLVLISGITFVISGVLTLIPVSWTAHSVIQDFYNPLVADAQKRELGASLYLGWAASGLLLLGGGLLCCACSSGGPRGPGHYMARYSTSAPHSAIRGPSEYPTKNYV; encoded by the coding sequence ATGGCCTCTGCCGGTCTGCAAATCTTGGGGATCGTCCTGACCCTGCTTGGCTGGGTCAACGCCCTGGTGTCTTGTGCTCTACCCATGTGGAAGGTGACAGCCTTCATCGGCAACAGCATCGTTGTGGCCCAGATGGTGTGGGAGGGGCTATGGATGTCCTGTGTGGTCCAGAGCACTGGCCAGATGCAGTGCAAGGTGTACGACTCGCTGCTGGCGCTGCCCCAGGACCTACAAGCTGCTAGAGCCCTCTGTGTCGTCACCCTCCTCGTCGTCCTGATTGGCCTGCTGGTCTACCTCGCTGGAGCCAAATGCACTACCTGTGTGGAAGACAAGAATTCCAAGTCTCGACTGGTGCTCATCTCCGGGATCACCTTTGTCATCTCCGGTGTCCTGACCCTTATTCCTGTCTCCTGGACTGCCCACTCCGTCATCCAGGACTTCTATAACCCCTTGGTAGCTGATGCTCAAAAGCGGGAGCTGGGGGCCTCCCTCTATCTGGGCTGGGCAGCCTCGGGCCTTTTGCTGCTGGGTGGAGGGCTGCTGTGCTGTGCCTGCTCCTCTGGGGGGCCCCGGGGACCTGGCCATTACATGGCCCGTTATTCTACATCTGCCCCACATTCGGCCATTCGGGGACCCTCTGAATACCCCACCAAGAATTATGTCTGA
- the Cldn9 gene encoding claudin-9 has product MASTGLELLGMTLAVLGWLGTLVSCALPLWKVTAFIGNSIVVAQVVWEGLWMSCVVQSTGQMQCKVYDSLLALPQDLQAARALCVVALLLALLGLLVAITGAQCTTCVEDEGAKARIVLTAGVLLLLSGILVLIPVCWTAHAIIQDFYNPLVAEALKRELGASLYLGWAAAALLMLGGGLLCCTCPPSHFERPRGPRLGYSIPSRSGASGLDKRDYV; this is encoded by the coding sequence ATGGCTtcaactggtcttgaactcctgggcaTGACCCTGGCAGTGCTAGGCTGGCTAGGGACCCTGGTGTCCTGTGCCCTACCACTGTGGAAGGTGACTGCCTTCATCGGCAACAGCATCGTTGTGGCCCAGGTGGTGTGGGAGGGGCTGTGGATGTCCTGTGTGGTCCAGAGCACTGGCCAGATGCAGTGCAAGGTGTACGACTCACTGCTGGCGCTGCCCCAGGACCTGCAGGCTGCCAGAGCCCTCTGTGTTGTTGCCCTCCTGCTGGCTTTGCTGGGCCTGCTGGTGGCCATCACGGGTGCCCAGTGCACCACGTGCGTGGAGGACGAAGGTGCCAAGGCCCGAATTGTGCTCACTGCAGGGGTCCTCCTTCTCCTCTCGGGCATCCTGGTGCTCATCCCTGTCTGCTGGACAGCCCATGCCATCATCCAGGATTTCTATAACCCACTGGTGGCTGAAGCCCTCAAGAGAGAGTTGGGGGCCTCCCTCTACCTGGGCTGGGCAGCGGCGGCACTGCTCATGCTGGGTGGAGGGCTCCTCTGCTGCACGTGTCCCCCGTCCCATTTCGAGCGGCCACGTGGACCCAGGCTGGGCTACTCCATCCCCTCCCGTTCGGGTGCTTCAGGACTGGATAAGAGGGACTACGTGTGA